Proteins encoded together in one Micromonospora auratinigra window:
- a CDS encoding ABC transporter permease: protein MSDRPPTTTAPQPAAALPAQSPPVDPAARPGQRVAPAGRLSWWHGDQGEGARRNLALIGVLVALIVIGALTRSDLYTDPDWVWDNVLSILKLASVVGVVTVGMTFVIIGGGIDLSVGAIVALAGVWCTTVATQSYGAAGMVFSALTVGVAVGLVNGVLIAYGRLVPFIATLAMLVAARGLAAQISGKQTQVSTNDVINGIASTNLLGVPLLVFILAAVVAAGWVLLNRTTFGRRTVAVGGNPEAARLAGIDVRRHTVLLYALSGLCCGIAAIMLTAQATSAQAAMANLYELDAIAAAIIGGTLLSGGRGTIIGSLLGVVIFATITNLFAINGLTTEAQNMVKGGIIVAAVLVQQVQFRSLTQFLARNRATTA, encoded by the coding sequence ATGAGCGACCGCCCGCCCACCACCACCGCGCCGCAGCCCGCCGCGGCCCTGCCCGCGCAGTCCCCGCCGGTCGACCCGGCCGCGCGGCCCGGGCAGCGGGTCGCCCCGGCCGGCCGGCTCTCCTGGTGGCACGGCGACCAGGGCGAGGGCGCCCGGCGCAACCTGGCCCTGATCGGGGTGCTGGTCGCGCTGATCGTGATCGGCGCGCTCACCCGCTCCGACCTCTACACCGACCCGGACTGGGTCTGGGACAACGTGCTCAGCATCCTCAAGCTGGCCTCCGTGGTCGGCGTGGTCACCGTCGGGATGACCTTCGTGATCATCGGGGGTGGCATCGACCTGTCGGTGGGGGCGATCGTGGCGCTGGCCGGGGTCTGGTGCACCACCGTGGCGACGCAGAGCTACGGCGCGGCCGGCATGGTCTTCAGCGCGCTCACCGTCGGCGTCGCCGTCGGGCTGGTCAACGGGGTGCTCATCGCGTACGGGCGGCTGGTGCCGTTCATCGCCACCCTGGCGATGCTGGTCGCCGCCCGGGGCCTGGCCGCGCAGATCTCCGGCAAGCAGACGCAGGTCTCCACCAACGACGTGATCAACGGGATCGCCAGCACCAACCTGCTCGGCGTACCGCTGCTGGTCTTCATCCTCGCCGCCGTGGTCGCGGCCGGCTGGGTGCTGCTCAACCGGACCACCTTCGGCCGCCGGACCGTCGCCGTCGGCGGCAACCCGGAGGCGGCCCGGCTGGCCGGCATCGACGTCCGGCGGCACACCGTGCTGCTCTACGCGCTGTCCGGGCTGTGCTGCGGCATCGCGGCCATCATGCTCACCGCCCAGGCCACCTCGGCGCAGGCCGCGATGGCGAACCTCTACGAGCTGGACGCGATCGCCGCGGCGATCATCGGCGGCACGCTGCTCAGCGGCGGGCGGGGCACCATCATCGGTTCCCTGCTCGGGGTGGTCATCTTCGCCACCATCACCAACCTCTTCGCCATCAACGGCCTCACCACCGAGGCCCAGAACATGGTCAAGGGCGGCATCATCGTCGCCGCCGTCCTGGTCCAGCAGGTGCAGTTCCGCAGCCTCACCCAGTTCCTCGCCCGCAACCGGGCGACCACCGCCTGA
- a CDS encoding sugar ABC transporter ATP-binding protein, which yields MTGTVAGEVVLRLTDVVKTFPGVRALDGVGLEVRAGEVHCLLGQNGAGKSTLIKVLAGVHRPDSGEVRWRGEPVAFADPQAAMRAGIATIYQELDLVEDLSVAENAFLGHEPRRLGFIRRGHTARRTREILARLGHAEIPPHRLVRALPAAGKQVVSMARALSHEARLIIMDEPSAVLAHDEVANLFRIVRELTAQGIAVVYISHRLAEIREIGDRVTVLKDGRTTAANLPARDTPTRDLVARMTGRSIEYVFPARPTAAPTGAELLRVDGLTRAGEFADVSLTVGAGEIVGIAGLVGSGRSELLETIYGARRAEAGTVRMAGRALRPGSVGAAVRAGLGMAPEERKSQALLLDEPVHRNVTLATFGRYARAGLTDTGRERAEAERIAERLDLRPRDVRRPVRTLSGGNQQKVVVGRWLLGDTRLLLLDEPTRGVDVGARAELYQVIRGLADRGVGVLLVSSEVPEVLGLADRVLVMREGRIVRTAPAADLDENTVLDLVMAGSLMEGAPA from the coding sequence ATGACCGGCACCGTCGCGGGGGAGGTGGTCCTGCGCCTCACCGACGTGGTCAAGACCTTCCCCGGCGTACGCGCGCTGGACGGGGTGGGGCTGGAGGTGCGCGCCGGCGAGGTGCACTGCCTGCTCGGGCAGAACGGCGCCGGCAAGTCCACCCTGATCAAGGTGCTCGCCGGCGTGCACCGGCCGGACTCCGGGGAGGTGCGCTGGCGCGGCGAACCGGTCGCCTTCGCCGACCCACAGGCCGCCATGCGCGCCGGCATCGCCACCATCTACCAGGAACTCGACCTCGTCGAGGACCTCTCGGTGGCGGAGAACGCCTTCCTCGGCCACGAGCCGCGCCGGCTCGGCTTCATCCGACGCGGTCACACCGCCCGCCGGACCCGGGAGATCCTCGCCCGCCTCGGGCACGCCGAGATCCCGCCGCACCGCCTGGTCCGCGCCCTGCCGGCGGCCGGCAAGCAGGTGGTCAGCATGGCCCGGGCGCTCTCCCACGAGGCGCGCCTGATCATCATGGACGAGCCGAGCGCGGTGCTGGCCCACGACGAGGTGGCCAACCTGTTCCGGATCGTCCGCGAGCTGACCGCCCAGGGCATCGCGGTGGTCTACATCTCGCACCGGCTCGCGGAGATCCGCGAGATCGGCGACCGGGTGACCGTACTCAAGGACGGCCGGACCACGGCGGCGAACCTGCCGGCGCGCGACACCCCGACCCGTGACCTGGTCGCCCGGATGACCGGCCGGAGCATCGAGTACGTCTTCCCGGCGCGGCCCACCGCCGCCCCGACCGGCGCGGAGCTGTTGCGGGTGGACGGGCTGACCCGCGCCGGCGAGTTCGCCGACGTGTCCCTGACCGTCGGCGCCGGGGAGATCGTCGGCATCGCCGGGCTGGTCGGCTCCGGCCGCTCCGAGCTGCTGGAGACGATCTACGGCGCCCGCCGGGCCGAGGCGGGGACCGTCCGGATGGCCGGTCGGGCGCTGCGTCCGGGCAGCGTCGGCGCGGCGGTCCGGGCCGGCCTGGGGATGGCCCCCGAGGAGCGCAAGAGCCAGGCGCTGCTGCTCGACGAGCCGGTGCACCGCAACGTCACACTCGCCACCTTCGGCCGGTACGCCCGCGCCGGCCTCACCGACACCGGCCGGGAGCGTGCCGAGGCCGAGCGGATCGCCGAGCGCCTCGACCTGCGCCCCCGCGACGTACGCCGCCCGGTGCGCACCCTCTCCGGCGGCAACCAGCAGAAGGTGGTGGTCGGGCGCTGGCTGCTCGGCGACACCCGGCTGCTCCTGCTCGACGAGCCGACCCGGGGCGTGGACGTCGGGGCCCGGGCCGAGCTCTACCAGGTGATCCGGGGCCTCGCCGATCGTGGCGTCGGCGTGCTGCTGGTCTCCAGCGAGGTGCCCGAGGTGCTCGGCCTGGCCGACCGGGTGCTGGTGATGCGGGAGGGCCGGATCGTCCGCACCGCCCCGGCCGCCGACCTCGACGAGAACACCGTGCTCGACCTCGTGATGGCGGGGTCCCTGATGGAAGGCGCACCGGCATGA
- a CDS encoding ROK family protein, which translates to MRTGDPLHVRLLRLLRDEGAVSRAELGDRLQMPRPRLVAEVERLVGLGYVAEAGLAASRGGRRSTLVELNPRLRFAAVDLGASSIDVEVVNGRLEPVAAYAEPADIRSGPKVTLQRVNELLHKARADGAYERLDAVGVGVPGPVSFRDGVPVSPPIMPGWDRFPVRELLTREHGCPSVVDNDVNIMAIGERHGGVAHSVDDFLFVKIGTGIGCGIYLNGEVYRGTDGCAGDIGHIQVDPNGPMCSCGNLGCLEAVFSGAALAREATAVARTEASPALAERLAARGAVTALDVAQAATEGDVTCIRLIRDGGRRVGGVLAGLVSFTNPSMIVIGGGLAQLGHILLAEIRSVVYRRSLPLATGNLPVVLSELGPRAGVAGAAVLASELAFGEAA; encoded by the coding sequence GTGCGGACCGGAGATCCCCTGCACGTACGGCTCCTGCGGTTGCTGCGCGACGAGGGCGCGGTGTCCCGGGCCGAGCTGGGCGACCGGCTCCAGATGCCCCGCCCGCGCCTGGTGGCCGAGGTGGAACGGCTGGTCGGCCTCGGCTACGTCGCCGAGGCGGGACTGGCCGCCTCCCGGGGCGGGCGCCGCTCCACCCTGGTCGAGTTGAACCCGCGGCTGCGCTTCGCCGCCGTCGACCTCGGCGCCAGCTCGATCGACGTCGAGGTGGTGAACGGCCGCCTCGAACCCGTGGCCGCGTACGCCGAGCCGGCCGACATCCGCTCCGGCCCGAAGGTGACGCTCCAGCGGGTCAACGAGCTGCTGCACAAGGCCCGGGCGGACGGCGCGTACGAGCGGCTGGACGCGGTGGGCGTGGGCGTGCCCGGTCCGGTGAGCTTCCGCGACGGGGTGCCGGTGTCGCCGCCGATCATGCCGGGCTGGGACCGTTTCCCGGTCCGTGAGCTGCTGACCCGCGAGCACGGCTGCCCGTCCGTGGTGGACAACGACGTCAACATCATGGCGATCGGTGAGCGGCACGGCGGCGTCGCGCACTCGGTGGACGACTTCCTCTTCGTCAAGATCGGCACCGGGATCGGCTGCGGCATCTACCTCAACGGCGAGGTCTACCGGGGCACCGACGGCTGTGCCGGGGACATCGGGCACATCCAGGTCGACCCGAACGGGCCGATGTGCTCCTGCGGCAACCTCGGCTGCCTGGAGGCGGTGTTCAGTGGGGCCGCGCTGGCCCGGGAGGCCACCGCCGTCGCCCGTACCGAGGCGTCCCCGGCCCTGGCGGAACGGCTGGCCGCCCGGGGCGCGGTGACCGCGCTCGACGTCGCCCAGGCGGCGACCGAGGGGGACGTCACCTGCATCCGGCTCATCCGCGACGGCGGCCGGCGGGTCGGTGGCGTGCTGGCCGGCCTGGTCAGCTTCACCAACCCGTCCATGATCGTCATCGGCGGCGGCCTGGCCCAGCTCGGCCACATCCTGCTCGCCGAGATCCGCAGCGTGGTCTACCGCCGCTCGCTGCCGCTGGCCACCGGCAACCTGCCGGTGGTCCTCTCCGAACTCGGCCCGCGCGCCGGGGTCGCCGGAGCCGCCGTGCTGGCCAGCGAACTCGCCTTCGGGGAGGCGGCATGA
- a CDS encoding YihY/virulence factor BrkB family protein — MAADESSARHGRDRTGPVGPGEGPDSPTDLSGTGWVATLKRTVKEFQDDSLTDWAAALTYYGVLSIFPGMLVLISVLGLLGTKATQGVKDTVGQAVPEENIRKIIETAIDQAGASGGLASIAAIIGLLAAFWSASGYVAAFMRASNSIYDVPEGRPVWKTLPIRLGVTAVIGVLLLASAVIVVFTGGLAEQAGNAIGIGSTALTVWNIAKWPVLLILVSLMFAILYWASPNARHGGFRWVSPGGILAVLIWVAISGLFALYVSNFASYNKTYGALAGVIVFLVWLWLSNIAILLGAEFDAELERSRAIAAGHPADEEPYVELRDDRKLKKKHNAAGSR; from the coding sequence ATGGCGGCCGACGAGTCTTCCGCCCGGCACGGGCGCGACCGCACCGGGCCGGTCGGTCCGGGCGAGGGGCCGGACAGCCCCACCGACCTGTCCGGCACCGGTTGGGTGGCGACGCTCAAGCGCACGGTCAAGGAGTTCCAGGACGACAGCCTGACCGACTGGGCCGCCGCGCTCACCTACTACGGGGTGCTCTCCATCTTCCCCGGCATGCTGGTGCTGATCTCGGTGCTCGGCCTGCTGGGCACGAAGGCCACCCAGGGCGTCAAGGACACGGTCGGCCAGGCGGTGCCGGAGGAGAACATCCGGAAGATCATCGAGACCGCGATCGACCAGGCCGGCGCCTCCGGCGGGCTGGCCAGCATCGCCGCGATCATCGGTCTGCTGGCCGCGTTCTGGTCCGCCTCCGGCTACGTGGCCGCCTTCATGCGCGCCTCGAACAGCATCTACGACGTGCCGGAGGGGCGGCCGGTCTGGAAGACCCTGCCGATCCGGCTCGGGGTGACCGCGGTGATCGGCGTGCTGCTGCTGGCCAGCGCGGTGATCGTGGTCTTCACCGGCGGGCTCGCCGAGCAGGCCGGCAACGCCATCGGGATCGGCTCGACCGCGCTGACGGTGTGGAACATCGCCAAGTGGCCGGTGCTGCTGATCCTGGTCAGCCTGATGTTCGCGATCCTCTACTGGGCCTCGCCCAACGCCCGGCACGGCGGCTTCCGCTGGGTCAGCCCCGGCGGCATCCTCGCCGTGCTGATCTGGGTGGCGATCTCCGGCCTGTTCGCCCTGTACGTCAGCAACTTCGCCTCGTACAACAAGACCTACGGGGCGCTGGCCGGCGTGATCGTCTTCCTGGTCTGGCTCTGGCTGAGCAACATCGCCATCCTGCTCGGCGCGGAGTTCGACGCCGAATTGGAGCGCAGCCGCGCCATCGCGGCGGGGCACCCCGCCGACGAGGAGCCGTACGTCGAGCTGCGCGACGACCGCAAGCTCAAGAAGAAGCACAACGCGGCCGGCAGCCGCTGA
- a CDS encoding ABC transporter permease produces the protein MSVAERAGPAVPRVPALAVLAHYLVGYRRTWRAGVFSSFLLPVLTVVGFGVGVGAYVDQGVGGLPYLDWLVPGLIASTALQVAVSESTWPVHSNFKWIRTYHAQTAAPLRVGDIVAGHLAFVLFRVLTSATAFLLVTALFGALRSPWALVVPAVAVLLGLAVAAPVFAFSAVVPSDSYLALLFRFAVIPMTLFAGVFFPVEQLPAGLRQLAYLTPLWHGVDLCRAATTGVAPEWSVAGHLLYLAAWAVAGWLLAVRTFRRALVV, from the coding sequence GTGAGCGTGGCGGAGCGAGCCGGGCCGGCCGTGCCCCGGGTGCCGGCGCTGGCGGTGCTGGCGCACTACCTGGTGGGCTACCGGCGCACCTGGCGGGCGGGGGTCTTCTCCTCGTTCCTGCTGCCGGTGCTGACCGTGGTCGGCTTCGGGGTGGGCGTCGGGGCGTACGTCGACCAGGGCGTCGGTGGGCTGCCCTATCTGGACTGGCTGGTGCCCGGCCTGATCGCCTCCACCGCGCTCCAGGTCGCGGTGTCGGAGTCCACCTGGCCGGTGCACAGCAACTTCAAGTGGATCCGGACGTACCACGCCCAGACCGCCGCGCCGCTGCGGGTCGGTGACATCGTCGCCGGTCACCTGGCCTTCGTGCTGTTCCGGGTGCTCACCAGCGCCACCGCGTTCCTGCTCGTGACGGCGCTGTTCGGGGCGCTGCGCTCGCCGTGGGCACTGGTCGTCCCGGCCGTGGCCGTGCTGCTCGGGCTGGCGGTGGCCGCCCCGGTCTTCGCGTTCAGCGCCGTCGTGCCCAGCGACAGCTACCTGGCCCTGCTGTTCCGCTTCGCGGTCATCCCGATGACGCTCTTCGCCGGGGTGTTCTTCCCGGTCGAGCAGCTCCCGGCCGGGTTGCGCCAGTTGGCGTACCTGACCCCGCTCTGGCACGGGGTGGACCTCTGCCGGGCCGCCACCACGGGCGTCGCGCCCGAGTGGTCGGTCGCCGGTCACCTGCTCTACCTGGCCGCCTGGGCCGTCGCCGGCTGGCTGCTGGCGGTGCGGACGTTCCGCCGCGCACTGGTCGTCTAG
- a CDS encoding formylglycine-generating enzyme family protein has translation MWSEEIVAGRPAWRHSGSGVVFREVPGGTFRMGLSDAELAAVRAIERDGGVEDTLEPFFATADEARPVREVRVAPFLIARHPLTVAQVRHWLPDYEDEYAEEDSTVARIEGDLDDLLAALPFRLPSEAEWEYAARAGTTTLTFRGDAKPDEDQLLDDFGDEARTAAAENAFGLAAMGSANEICADAWIPGFAGAPADARPRPGDGPRTVRGGAGDLHPWQGCDEWLLLLSATRYEHADFTAVRPVAPLPSR, from the coding sequence GTGTGGAGCGAAGAGATCGTGGCCGGGCGTCCGGCCTGGCGGCACAGCGGCTCGGGTGTGGTGTTCCGGGAGGTGCCGGGCGGCACGTTCCGGATGGGCCTGTCCGACGCGGAACTGGCGGCGGTACGCGCCATCGAGCGCGACGGCGGGGTGGAGGACACGCTCGAACCCTTCTTCGCCACCGCCGACGAGGCCCGGCCGGTGCGCGAGGTGCGGGTCGCACCGTTCCTGATCGCCCGGCACCCGCTGACGGTCGCGCAGGTCCGGCACTGGCTGCCCGACTACGAGGACGAGTACGCCGAGGAGGACTCCACCGTCGCCCGGATCGAGGGTGACCTGGACGACCTGCTGGCGGCCCTGCCGTTCCGGCTGCCCAGCGAGGCCGAGTGGGAGTACGCGGCCCGGGCCGGCACCACGACGCTGACCTTCCGGGGCGACGCCAAGCCCGACGAGGACCAGCTCCTCGACGACTTCGGTGACGAGGCGCGGACGGCCGCCGCCGAGAACGCGTTCGGCCTGGCGGCCATGGGCTCGGCGAACGAGATCTGCGCGGACGCGTGGATCCCCGGTTTCGCGGGTGCGCCGGCCGATGCCCGGCCCCGCCCGGGTGACGGACCCCGGACCGTACGGGGCGGCGCGGGGGATCTCCATCCGTGGCAGGGCTGCGACGAGTGGCTGCTGCTGCTGTCCGCGACCCGGTACGAGCACGCCGACTTCACCGCGGTCCGCCCGGTCGCGCCCCTGCCGTCCCGCTAG